AGATCGCCAGGCCGCCGCTGGTGCCTTTCTGCGCGTCCGGTTGACGGTTGTGGTTCTCCCATTGCCAGTACCCAGTTCTTGATTCGATGGAGGAGAAAATTACAGCAAGGAAAAGCTAAAATTAACTAGTATAGATTAGATGGTGTAGGCACCTGGATATGCGACAGAGGTAGGGGAGATCCAGGATGGTGCCGCTGTGACAGGTATCGATGATGGCGTGGAGCTTGACGCCTGCGCCGAGGGGGCGGACGATGGTCTCGTTGATCTCGTCGTCAAGGATCACGCCGCGATCCTCGAAGTCCTGAGGGCAGAGCGCTTCGTCGTAGCCGTCCACCTCGTCGCCGTTGTTGTCCAGCTTCTGGACGCCGTGGCCGGAGAAGTGGAACACCAGGGAGTCGCCGGAGGTGCAGCCCTCCACCAGCCACCGCATCGCCAGCCGGATGTTGTCCTTTGTCGGCCAACGGTTCGGGTCCTTCTCCTCCTCTGTCCATGGGATGGATGGATGCTCACAACATCGAGCTTTACACGTTCAACTTTAACGAAAACGGTTTCTTGTTTGCT
The window above is part of the Triticum urartu cultivar G1812 unplaced genomic scaffold, Tu2.1 TuUngrouped_contig_4294, whole genome shotgun sequence genome. Proteins encoded here:
- the LOC125527623 gene encoding metacaspase-1-like; amino-acid sequence: MAYLLGQRFGFPSDCILALTQEEKDPNRWPTKDNIRLAMRWLVEGCTSGDSLVFHFSGHGVQKLDNNGDEVDGYDEALCPQDFEDRGVILDDEINETIVRPLGAGVKLHAIIDTCHSGTILDLPYLCRISRTGYWQWENHNRQPDAQKGTSGGLAISFSGCGDSQTSAESNTTAFLGSPSTGAMTYSFIKAVESEPGTTYGRLLSAMRATIRDNGGESGIPGPIGSFFRRVITFSNAQEPQLCASEAFDIYRKPFIL